A window of the Pogona vitticeps strain Pit_001003342236 chromosome 4, PviZW2.1, whole genome shotgun sequence genome harbors these coding sequences:
- the MPPE1 gene encoding metallophosphoesterase 1, whose product MAIVSLSIVHTFSWRKRSTFALILLSVILSVFVFCEFLIYYIVIIQCQWPQLKSPSSTASKQTSDSILKAMFLSDTHLLGQVNGHWLDKLRREWQMERAFQTALWLLQPEIVFILGDAFDEGKWSSSEAWSDDVRRFQKMFRHSADTELIVIVGNHDIGFHYEMTAFKLGRFLKVFNFTSEKLITRKGINFVTVNSIALEGDGCMICKEAEAKLTELSHRLNCSLQDQSQYQKRCSGVDIPPASAPILLQHYPLYRESDSKCTGDDSAPPDKKNDLFREKYDVLSREASQKLLWWFHPRLILSGHTHSACEVLHNRRTPEISIPSFSWRNRNNPSFIMGSITSADFSLYKCFLPFEITVITVYSIAGTVLVVLILARFQPHISPVHFVQRLITKYKAL is encoded by the exons ATGGCAATTGTGAGCTTGAGCATTGTGCACACTTTTTCTTGGAGGAAAAGAAGCACTTTTGCCCTGATACTGTTGTCTGTTATCCTTTCTGTGTTTGTGTTCTgtgaatttttaatttattacattGTTATAATTCAGTGTCAGTGGCCACAGCTGAAAAGCCCGTcatcaacagcaagcaaacagaCGTCAGATtctattttaaaagcaatgtttttatcAGATACTCATCTGCTTGGTCAAGTCAATGGACACTGGTTGGACAAACTAAGGAG AGAATGGCAAATGGAGAGAGCCTTCCAAACTGCCCTTTGGCTTCTGCAACCAGAAATAGTTTTTATACTTGGTGATGCCTTTGATGAAGGAAAGTGGAGCTCTTCCGAG GCCTGGTCAGATGACGTAAGACGCTTTCAGAAAATGTTCAGGCATTCAGCGGACACCGAGCTGATCGTTATAGTTGGCAATCATGACATAGGCTTTCATTATGA AATGACTGCATTCAAACTGGGACGTTTTTTGAAAGTTTTCAATTTCACTTCAGAAAAACTGATAACTCGGAAAGGAATAAA CTTTGTTACAGTAAACAGCATTGCTCTGGAAGGTGATGGCTGTATGATCTGTAAAGAGGCAGAAGCAAAGCTAACTGAACTCTCTCACAGACTCAACTGTTCTTTGCAG GATCAAAGCCAATACCAAAAAAGGTGCAGTGGTGTAGACATCCCTCCAGCTTCAGCTCCAATTCTGTTACAG CATTATCCTCTGTATAGAGAAAGTGATTCAAAATGTACAGGAGATGATTCTGCTCCTCCAGATAAGAAGAATGATCTCTTCAGAGAGAAATACGATGTCCTTTCTCGGGAAGCTTCCCAGAAG CTGTTATGGTGGTTTCATCCTCGACTGATTCTGAGTGGTCATACACACAGTGCCTGTGAAGTGCTGCATAATAGGAGAACTCCCGAAATCAGTATTCCATCATTCAGCTGGAGGAACAGAAACAATCCTAGTTTTATAATG GGCAGCATAACATCAGCAGACTTCTCTCTCTACAAGTGCTTTCTTCCATTTGAGATCACAGTTATTACTGTCTACTCTATAGCAGGAACTGTGCTTGTGGTCCTCATACTAGCTCGCTTTCAGCCTCATATTTCCCCTGTGCATTTTGTTCAGCGTTTAATCACAAAGTATAAAGCACTATGA